In Felis catus isolate Fca126 chromosome A2, F.catus_Fca126_mat1.0, whole genome shotgun sequence, the following proteins share a genomic window:
- the NEK4 gene encoding serine/threonine-protein kinase Nek4 isoform X2, with product MPLAAYCYLRVVGRGSYGEVTLVRHRRDGRQYVIKKLNLRNASSRERRAAEQEAQLLSQLKHPNIVTYKESWEGGDGLLYIVMGFCEGGDLYRKLKEQKGRLLPESQVVEWFVQIAMALQYLHEKHILHRDLKTQNVFLTRTNIIKVGDLGIARVLENHCDMASTLIGTPYYMSPELFSNKPYNYKSDVWALGCCVYEMATLKHAFNAKDMNSLVYRIIEGKLPPMPKDYSPELAELIRTMLSKRPEERPSARSILRQPYIKRQISLFLEATKAKTSKNNIKNGDSKSKPVAAVVSGKAESNHKVFPLQPHSSEGSKTYVMGEDKYLSQEKPMVTGPLKSPASLKVHTSKLDVSNTAESLATISRVNIDILPSERRDSLKDGLVRENELEGKCGISQVKEKLQDGTKPSTHPRNLIPTWSSGDVAGGRNDRLNPLQPLNTDQKPKDQDQVAGECVLEKPDRTNPGLQPHSSGSEPSLSRQRRQKKREHPEQSGERTQVSGDLFEFQEAPPRLLPSLPTIGKTDITLSQKDAENQSKVVIGSTVSCSSSREVPSSKDRPLSARERRRLKQSQEEVFPSGPSVRRASLSASGPGKPPEEGQPTPGRWLSSDCCAAQGRKVIHCLSEDELSSSTSSTDKSDGDSKERKGHTNEMSDLVQLMTQTLKLDPKESCEDLLVPDPVSEFKLHRKYRDTLILHGKVAEEAEELHFKELPSAIMPGSEKIRRIVEVLRADVIQGLGIQLLEQVYDLLEEEDEVEREVRLQEHMGEKYTTYSVKARQLKFFEENVNF from the exons ATGCCCCTGGCCGCCTACTGCTACCTGCGGGTCGTGGGCAGGGGCAGCTACGGGGAGGTGACGCTCGTGAGGCACCGGCGGGACGGCAGGCAG TATGTCATCAAAAAGCTGAACCTCCGAAACGCCTCTAGCCGAGAGCGGCGCGCTGCTGAACAGGAAGCTCAGCTCCTGTCTCAGTTGAAGCACCCTAACATTGTCACCTACAAGGAgtcatgggagggaggggacggtctGCTGTACATCGTCATGGGCTTCTGCGAAGGAGGTGATCTGTACCGAAAGCTCAAAGAACAGAAGGGGCGGCTTCTGCCTGAGAGTCAGGTGGTGGAGTGGTTTGTTCAGATCGCCATGGCTCTGCAG TATTTACATGAAAAACACATCCTTCACCGAGATCTGAAAACTCAAAATGTCTTCCTGACAAGAACAAACATCATCAAAGTGGGTGATTTGGGAATTGCCCGGGTGTTAGAGAACCACTGTGACATGGCCAGCACTCTTATCGGCACACCTTATTACATGAGCCCTGAACTGTTTTCGAACAAACCCTACAACTATAAG tctgATGTTTGGGCTCTGGGATGCTGTGTTTATGAAATGGCCACCCTGAAGCATGCTTTCAatgcaaaagacatgaattctTTAGTTTATCGGATTATTGAAGGAAAG CTGCCGCCGATGCCGAAAGACTATAGTCCAGAACTAGCAGAACTAATAAGAACAATGCTGAGCAAAAGGCCTGAAGAAAGACCCTCTGCGAGGAGCATCCTGAGGCAGCCTTACATAAAGCGCCAAATCTCTTTGTTTTTGGAGGCCACAAAGGC AAAGACctccaaaaataatattaaaaatggtGACTCTAAATCGAAACCTGTTGCTGCAGTGGTTTCTGGAAAGGCTGAATCAAATCATAAAGTCTTTCCCCTCCAGCCTCACTCTTCTGAGGGCTCCAAGACATATGTAATG GGTGAAGACAAATATTTGTCCCAGGAGAAACCCATGGTCACTGGCCCCTTGAAGTCACCAGCAAGTCTGAAAGTCCACACCTCCAAGCTGGACGTGAGCAATACTGCAGAATCACTAGCCACGATCAGTAGAGTGAATATTGACATCCTACCTTCAGAAAGGAGGGACTCACTGAAAGATGGCTTAGTTCGGGAGAATGAGCTAGAAGGTAAATGTGGTATTTCTCAAGTGAAGGAGAAGCTACAGGATGGCACGAAGCCCAGCACTCACCCCAGAAACCTGATTCCCACATGGTCCTCTGGTGATGTCGCTGGGGGAAGGAATGACCGACTGAATCCTCTGCAACCCCTAAACACAGACCAAAAGCCAAAAGACCAG GATCAAGTTGCTGGTGAATGTGTTCTAGAAAAACCAGACAGGACCAACCCAGGTTTACAGCCACACAGCTCCGGGTCTGAGCCTTCCCTCTCTCGACAACGAcgacagaagaaaagagaacaccCTGAacagagtggggaaaggacacaGGTCAGCGGAGATCTCTTTGAA ttcCAAGAGGCTCCTCCTCGACTTTTGCCTTCTCTTCCCACTATTGGAAAAACGGATATCACATTATCACAAAAAGATGCTGAAAATCAAAGTAAAGTGGTCATTGGGTCTACTGTGAGCTGTTCGAGCAGCAGGGAGGTGCCATCATCCAAG GATCGACCATTATCAGCAAGAGAGAGGAGGCGACTAAAGCAGTCACAGGAAGAGGTGTTCCCCTCAG GCCCTTCAGTGAGGAGAGCTTCTCTGAGTGCATCAGGACCAGGGAAACCACCAGAGGAAGGCCAGCCCACCCCTGGCCGATGGTTGTCTTCTGACTGCTGTGCGGCTCAG GGAAGGAAAGTCATCCACTGTCTCTCCGAGGATGAATTAAGTTCTTCTACAAGTTCAACTGATAAGTCAGATGGGGATTCCAAAGAACg gaAAGGTCATACAAATGAAATGAGTGACTTGGTCCAACTGATGACTCAGACCCTAAAATTAGACCCTAAGGAGAGCTGTGAAGATCTCCTCGTTCCAGATCCAGTGTCAGAATTTAAACTTCATCGGAAGTATCGAGATACGCTGATACTTCATGGGAAAGTTGCAGAAGAAGCTGAGGAACTCCATTTTAAAGAGCTACCCTCTG ctaTCATGCCAGGTTCTGAAAAGATCAGAAGAATAGTTGAAGTCTTGAGAGCTGATGTAATCCAGGGCCTGGGGATTCAACTTTTGGAGCAGGTGTATGATCTTTTGGAAGAGGAGGATGAAGTGGAAAGAGAG GTACGTTTGCAGGAGCACATGGGTGAAAAATACACAACTTATAGTGTGAAAGCTCGCCAGttgaaattttttgaagaaaatgtgaatttttga
- the NEK4 gene encoding serine/threonine-protein kinase Nek4 isoform X5 yields MPLAAYCYLRVVGRGSYGEVTLVRHRRDGRQYVIKKLNLRNASSRERRAAEQEAQLLSQLKHPNIVTYKESWEGGDGLLYIVMGFCEGGDLYRKLKEQKGRLLPESQVVEWFVQIAMALQYLHEKHILHRDLKTQNVFLTRTNIIKVGDLGIARVLENHCDMASTLIGTPYYMSPELFSNKPYNYKSDVWALGCCVYEMATLKHAFNAKDMNSLVYRIIEGKLPPMPKDYSPELAELIRTMLSKRPEERPSARSILRQPYIKRQISLFLEATKAKTSKNNIKNGDSKSKPVAAVVSGKAESNHKVFPLQPHSSEGSKTYVMGEDKYLSQEKPMVTGPLKSPASLKVHTSKLDVSNTAESLATISRVNIDILPSERRDSLKDGLVRENELEGKCGISQVKEKLQDGTKPSTHPRNLIPTWSSGDVAGGRNDRLNPLQPLNTDQKPKDQDQVAGECVLEKPDRTNPGLQPHSSGSEPSLSRQRRQKKREHPEQSGERTQVSGDLFEFQEAPPRLLPSLPTIGKTDITLSQKDAENQSKVVIGSTVSCSSSREVPSSKDRPLSARERRRLKQSQEEVFPSGPSVRRASLSASGPGKPPEEGQPTPGRWLSSDCCAAQGRKVIHCLSEDELSSSTSSTDKSDGDSKERKGHTNEMSDLVQLMTQTLKLDPKESCEDLLVPDPVSEFKLHRKYRDTLILHGKVAEEAEELHFKELPSAIMPGSEKIRRIVEVLRADVIQGLGIQLLEQVYDLLEEEDEVERELLVRQTCV; encoded by the exons ATGCCCCTGGCCGCCTACTGCTACCTGCGGGTCGTGGGCAGGGGCAGCTACGGGGAGGTGACGCTCGTGAGGCACCGGCGGGACGGCAGGCAG TATGTCATCAAAAAGCTGAACCTCCGAAACGCCTCTAGCCGAGAGCGGCGCGCTGCTGAACAGGAAGCTCAGCTCCTGTCTCAGTTGAAGCACCCTAACATTGTCACCTACAAGGAgtcatgggagggaggggacggtctGCTGTACATCGTCATGGGCTTCTGCGAAGGAGGTGATCTGTACCGAAAGCTCAAAGAACAGAAGGGGCGGCTTCTGCCTGAGAGTCAGGTGGTGGAGTGGTTTGTTCAGATCGCCATGGCTCTGCAG TATTTACATGAAAAACACATCCTTCACCGAGATCTGAAAACTCAAAATGTCTTCCTGACAAGAACAAACATCATCAAAGTGGGTGATTTGGGAATTGCCCGGGTGTTAGAGAACCACTGTGACATGGCCAGCACTCTTATCGGCACACCTTATTACATGAGCCCTGAACTGTTTTCGAACAAACCCTACAACTATAAG tctgATGTTTGGGCTCTGGGATGCTGTGTTTATGAAATGGCCACCCTGAAGCATGCTTTCAatgcaaaagacatgaattctTTAGTTTATCGGATTATTGAAGGAAAG CTGCCGCCGATGCCGAAAGACTATAGTCCAGAACTAGCAGAACTAATAAGAACAATGCTGAGCAAAAGGCCTGAAGAAAGACCCTCTGCGAGGAGCATCCTGAGGCAGCCTTACATAAAGCGCCAAATCTCTTTGTTTTTGGAGGCCACAAAGGC AAAGACctccaaaaataatattaaaaatggtGACTCTAAATCGAAACCTGTTGCTGCAGTGGTTTCTGGAAAGGCTGAATCAAATCATAAAGTCTTTCCCCTCCAGCCTCACTCTTCTGAGGGCTCCAAGACATATGTAATG GGTGAAGACAAATATTTGTCCCAGGAGAAACCCATGGTCACTGGCCCCTTGAAGTCACCAGCAAGTCTGAAAGTCCACACCTCCAAGCTGGACGTGAGCAATACTGCAGAATCACTAGCCACGATCAGTAGAGTGAATATTGACATCCTACCTTCAGAAAGGAGGGACTCACTGAAAGATGGCTTAGTTCGGGAGAATGAGCTAGAAGGTAAATGTGGTATTTCTCAAGTGAAGGAGAAGCTACAGGATGGCACGAAGCCCAGCACTCACCCCAGAAACCTGATTCCCACATGGTCCTCTGGTGATGTCGCTGGGGGAAGGAATGACCGACTGAATCCTCTGCAACCCCTAAACACAGACCAAAAGCCAAAAGACCAG GATCAAGTTGCTGGTGAATGTGTTCTAGAAAAACCAGACAGGACCAACCCAGGTTTACAGCCACACAGCTCCGGGTCTGAGCCTTCCCTCTCTCGACAACGAcgacagaagaaaagagaacaccCTGAacagagtggggaaaggacacaGGTCAGCGGAGATCTCTTTGAA ttcCAAGAGGCTCCTCCTCGACTTTTGCCTTCTCTTCCCACTATTGGAAAAACGGATATCACATTATCACAAAAAGATGCTGAAAATCAAAGTAAAGTGGTCATTGGGTCTACTGTGAGCTGTTCGAGCAGCAGGGAGGTGCCATCATCCAAG GATCGACCATTATCAGCAAGAGAGAGGAGGCGACTAAAGCAGTCACAGGAAGAGGTGTTCCCCTCAG GCCCTTCAGTGAGGAGAGCTTCTCTGAGTGCATCAGGACCAGGGAAACCACCAGAGGAAGGCCAGCCCACCCCTGGCCGATGGTTGTCTTCTGACTGCTGTGCGGCTCAG GGAAGGAAAGTCATCCACTGTCTCTCCGAGGATGAATTAAGTTCTTCTACAAGTTCAACTGATAAGTCAGATGGGGATTCCAAAGAACg gaAAGGTCATACAAATGAAATGAGTGACTTGGTCCAACTGATGACTCAGACCCTAAAATTAGACCCTAAGGAGAGCTGTGAAGATCTCCTCGTTCCAGATCCAGTGTCAGAATTTAAACTTCATCGGAAGTATCGAGATACGCTGATACTTCATGGGAAAGTTGCAGAAGAAGCTGAGGAACTCCATTTTAAAGAGCTACCCTCTG ctaTCATGCCAGGTTCTGAAAAGATCAGAAGAATAGTTGAAGTCTTGAGAGCTGATGTAATCCAGGGCCTGGGGATTCAACTTTTGGAGCAGGTGTATGATCTTTTGGAAGAGGAGGATGAAGTGGAAAGAGAG CTTCTTGTAAGGCAAACATGCGTGTGA
- the NEK4 gene encoding serine/threonine-protein kinase Nek4 isoform X4, whose amino-acid sequence MPLAAYCYLRVVGRGSYGEVTLVRHRRDGRQYVIKKLNLRNASSRERRAAEQEAQLLSQLKHPNIVTYKESWEGGDGLLYIVMGFCEGGDLYRKLKEQKGRLLPESQVVEWFVQIAMALQYLHEKHILHRDLKTQNVFLTRTNIIKVGDLGIARVLENHCDMASTLIGTPYYMSPELFSNKPYNYKSDVWALGCCVYEMATLKHAFNAKDMNSLVYRIIEGKLPPMPKDYSPELAELIRTMLSKRPEERPSARSILRQPYIKRQISLFLEATKAKTSKNNIKNGDSKSKPVAAVVSGKAESNHKVFPLQPHSSEGSKTYVMGEDKYLSQEKPMVTGPLKSPASLKVHTSKLDVSNTAESLATISRVNIDILPSERRDSLKDGLVRENELEGKCGISQVKEKLQDGTKPSTHPRNLIPTWSSGDVAGGRNDRLNPLQPLNTDQKPKDQDQVAGECVLEKPDRTNPGLQPHSSGSEPSLSRQRRQKKREHPEQSGERTQVSGDLFEFQEAPPRLLPSLPTIGKTDITLSQKDAENQSKVVIGSTVSCSSSREVPSSKDRPLSARERRRLKQSQEEVFPSGPSVRRASLSASGPGKPPEEGQPTPGRWLSSDCCAAQGRKVIHCLSEDELSSSTSSTDKSDGDSKERKGHTNEMSDLVQLMTQTLKLDPKESCEDLLVPDPVSEFKLHRKYRDTLILHGKVAEEAEELHFKELPSAIMPGSEKIRRIVEVLRADVIQGLGIQLLEQVYDLLEEEDEVEREKKAFTQLVKVSIHTHRCWNSFDLGI is encoded by the exons ATGCCCCTGGCCGCCTACTGCTACCTGCGGGTCGTGGGCAGGGGCAGCTACGGGGAGGTGACGCTCGTGAGGCACCGGCGGGACGGCAGGCAG TATGTCATCAAAAAGCTGAACCTCCGAAACGCCTCTAGCCGAGAGCGGCGCGCTGCTGAACAGGAAGCTCAGCTCCTGTCTCAGTTGAAGCACCCTAACATTGTCACCTACAAGGAgtcatgggagggaggggacggtctGCTGTACATCGTCATGGGCTTCTGCGAAGGAGGTGATCTGTACCGAAAGCTCAAAGAACAGAAGGGGCGGCTTCTGCCTGAGAGTCAGGTGGTGGAGTGGTTTGTTCAGATCGCCATGGCTCTGCAG TATTTACATGAAAAACACATCCTTCACCGAGATCTGAAAACTCAAAATGTCTTCCTGACAAGAACAAACATCATCAAAGTGGGTGATTTGGGAATTGCCCGGGTGTTAGAGAACCACTGTGACATGGCCAGCACTCTTATCGGCACACCTTATTACATGAGCCCTGAACTGTTTTCGAACAAACCCTACAACTATAAG tctgATGTTTGGGCTCTGGGATGCTGTGTTTATGAAATGGCCACCCTGAAGCATGCTTTCAatgcaaaagacatgaattctTTAGTTTATCGGATTATTGAAGGAAAG CTGCCGCCGATGCCGAAAGACTATAGTCCAGAACTAGCAGAACTAATAAGAACAATGCTGAGCAAAAGGCCTGAAGAAAGACCCTCTGCGAGGAGCATCCTGAGGCAGCCTTACATAAAGCGCCAAATCTCTTTGTTTTTGGAGGCCACAAAGGC AAAGACctccaaaaataatattaaaaatggtGACTCTAAATCGAAACCTGTTGCTGCAGTGGTTTCTGGAAAGGCTGAATCAAATCATAAAGTCTTTCCCCTCCAGCCTCACTCTTCTGAGGGCTCCAAGACATATGTAATG GGTGAAGACAAATATTTGTCCCAGGAGAAACCCATGGTCACTGGCCCCTTGAAGTCACCAGCAAGTCTGAAAGTCCACACCTCCAAGCTGGACGTGAGCAATACTGCAGAATCACTAGCCACGATCAGTAGAGTGAATATTGACATCCTACCTTCAGAAAGGAGGGACTCACTGAAAGATGGCTTAGTTCGGGAGAATGAGCTAGAAGGTAAATGTGGTATTTCTCAAGTGAAGGAGAAGCTACAGGATGGCACGAAGCCCAGCACTCACCCCAGAAACCTGATTCCCACATGGTCCTCTGGTGATGTCGCTGGGGGAAGGAATGACCGACTGAATCCTCTGCAACCCCTAAACACAGACCAAAAGCCAAAAGACCAG GATCAAGTTGCTGGTGAATGTGTTCTAGAAAAACCAGACAGGACCAACCCAGGTTTACAGCCACACAGCTCCGGGTCTGAGCCTTCCCTCTCTCGACAACGAcgacagaagaaaagagaacaccCTGAacagagtggggaaaggacacaGGTCAGCGGAGATCTCTTTGAA ttcCAAGAGGCTCCTCCTCGACTTTTGCCTTCTCTTCCCACTATTGGAAAAACGGATATCACATTATCACAAAAAGATGCTGAAAATCAAAGTAAAGTGGTCATTGGGTCTACTGTGAGCTGTTCGAGCAGCAGGGAGGTGCCATCATCCAAG GATCGACCATTATCAGCAAGAGAGAGGAGGCGACTAAAGCAGTCACAGGAAGAGGTGTTCCCCTCAG GCCCTTCAGTGAGGAGAGCTTCTCTGAGTGCATCAGGACCAGGGAAACCACCAGAGGAAGGCCAGCCCACCCCTGGCCGATGGTTGTCTTCTGACTGCTGTGCGGCTCAG GGAAGGAAAGTCATCCACTGTCTCTCCGAGGATGAATTAAGTTCTTCTACAAGTTCAACTGATAAGTCAGATGGGGATTCCAAAGAACg gaAAGGTCATACAAATGAAATGAGTGACTTGGTCCAACTGATGACTCAGACCCTAAAATTAGACCCTAAGGAGAGCTGTGAAGATCTCCTCGTTCCAGATCCAGTGTCAGAATTTAAACTTCATCGGAAGTATCGAGATACGCTGATACTTCATGGGAAAGTTGCAGAAGAAGCTGAGGAACTCCATTTTAAAGAGCTACCCTCTG ctaTCATGCCAGGTTCTGAAAAGATCAGAAGAATAGTTGAAGTCTTGAGAGCTGATGTAATCCAGGGCCTGGGGATTCAACTTTTGGAGCAGGTGTATGATCTTTTGGAAGAGGAGGATGAAGTGGAAAGAGAG AAGAAGGCCTTTACTCAATTAGTGAAAGTATCAATCCATACCCACAGATGTTGGAATTCCTTTGACCTTGGCATATGA
- the NEK4 gene encoding serine/threonine-protein kinase Nek4 isoform X3, translating into MPLAAYCYLRVVGRGSYGEVTLVRHRRDGRQYVIKKLNLRNASSRERRAAEQEAQLLSQLKHPNIVTYKESWEGGDGLLYIVMGFCEGGDLYRKLKEQKGRLLPESQVVEWFVQIAMALQYLHEKHILHRDLKTQNVFLTRTNIIKVGDLGIARVLENHCDMASTLIGTPYYMSPELFSNKPYNYKSDVWALGCCVYEMATLKHAFNAKDMNSLVYRIIEGKLPPMPKDYSPELAELIRTMLSKRPEERPSARSILRQPYIKRQISLFLEATKAKTSKNNIKNGDSKSKPVAAVVSGKAESNHKVFPLQPHSSEGSKTYVMGEDKYLSQEKPMVTGPLKSPASLKVHTSKLDVSNTAESLATISRVNIDILPSERRDSLKDGLVRENELEGKCGISQVKEKLQDGTKPSTHPRNLIPTWSSGDVAGGRNDRLNPLQPLNTDQKPKDQDQVAGECVLEKPDRTNPGLQPHSSGSEPSLSRQRRQKKREHPEQSGERTQVSGDLFEFQEAPPRLLPSLPTIGKTDITLSQKDAENQSKVVIGSTVSCSSSREVPSSKDRPLSARERRRLKQSQEEVFPSGPSVRRASLSASGPGKPPEEGQPTPGRWLSSDCCAAQGRKVIHCLSEDELSSSTSSTDKSDGDSKERKGHTNEMSDLVQLMTQTLKLDPKESCEDLLVPDPVSEFKLHRKYRDTLILHGKVAEEAEELHFKELPSAIMPGSEKIRRIVEVLRADVIQGLGIQLLEQVYDLLEEEDEVEREGCFLIEMTLTLGHVGYSPVSQLHYITPA; encoded by the exons ATGCCCCTGGCCGCCTACTGCTACCTGCGGGTCGTGGGCAGGGGCAGCTACGGGGAGGTGACGCTCGTGAGGCACCGGCGGGACGGCAGGCAG TATGTCATCAAAAAGCTGAACCTCCGAAACGCCTCTAGCCGAGAGCGGCGCGCTGCTGAACAGGAAGCTCAGCTCCTGTCTCAGTTGAAGCACCCTAACATTGTCACCTACAAGGAgtcatgggagggaggggacggtctGCTGTACATCGTCATGGGCTTCTGCGAAGGAGGTGATCTGTACCGAAAGCTCAAAGAACAGAAGGGGCGGCTTCTGCCTGAGAGTCAGGTGGTGGAGTGGTTTGTTCAGATCGCCATGGCTCTGCAG TATTTACATGAAAAACACATCCTTCACCGAGATCTGAAAACTCAAAATGTCTTCCTGACAAGAACAAACATCATCAAAGTGGGTGATTTGGGAATTGCCCGGGTGTTAGAGAACCACTGTGACATGGCCAGCACTCTTATCGGCACACCTTATTACATGAGCCCTGAACTGTTTTCGAACAAACCCTACAACTATAAG tctgATGTTTGGGCTCTGGGATGCTGTGTTTATGAAATGGCCACCCTGAAGCATGCTTTCAatgcaaaagacatgaattctTTAGTTTATCGGATTATTGAAGGAAAG CTGCCGCCGATGCCGAAAGACTATAGTCCAGAACTAGCAGAACTAATAAGAACAATGCTGAGCAAAAGGCCTGAAGAAAGACCCTCTGCGAGGAGCATCCTGAGGCAGCCTTACATAAAGCGCCAAATCTCTTTGTTTTTGGAGGCCACAAAGGC AAAGACctccaaaaataatattaaaaatggtGACTCTAAATCGAAACCTGTTGCTGCAGTGGTTTCTGGAAAGGCTGAATCAAATCATAAAGTCTTTCCCCTCCAGCCTCACTCTTCTGAGGGCTCCAAGACATATGTAATG GGTGAAGACAAATATTTGTCCCAGGAGAAACCCATGGTCACTGGCCCCTTGAAGTCACCAGCAAGTCTGAAAGTCCACACCTCCAAGCTGGACGTGAGCAATACTGCAGAATCACTAGCCACGATCAGTAGAGTGAATATTGACATCCTACCTTCAGAAAGGAGGGACTCACTGAAAGATGGCTTAGTTCGGGAGAATGAGCTAGAAGGTAAATGTGGTATTTCTCAAGTGAAGGAGAAGCTACAGGATGGCACGAAGCCCAGCACTCACCCCAGAAACCTGATTCCCACATGGTCCTCTGGTGATGTCGCTGGGGGAAGGAATGACCGACTGAATCCTCTGCAACCCCTAAACACAGACCAAAAGCCAAAAGACCAG GATCAAGTTGCTGGTGAATGTGTTCTAGAAAAACCAGACAGGACCAACCCAGGTTTACAGCCACACAGCTCCGGGTCTGAGCCTTCCCTCTCTCGACAACGAcgacagaagaaaagagaacaccCTGAacagagtggggaaaggacacaGGTCAGCGGAGATCTCTTTGAA ttcCAAGAGGCTCCTCCTCGACTTTTGCCTTCTCTTCCCACTATTGGAAAAACGGATATCACATTATCACAAAAAGATGCTGAAAATCAAAGTAAAGTGGTCATTGGGTCTACTGTGAGCTGTTCGAGCAGCAGGGAGGTGCCATCATCCAAG GATCGACCATTATCAGCAAGAGAGAGGAGGCGACTAAAGCAGTCACAGGAAGAGGTGTTCCCCTCAG GCCCTTCAGTGAGGAGAGCTTCTCTGAGTGCATCAGGACCAGGGAAACCACCAGAGGAAGGCCAGCCCACCCCTGGCCGATGGTTGTCTTCTGACTGCTGTGCGGCTCAG GGAAGGAAAGTCATCCACTGTCTCTCCGAGGATGAATTAAGTTCTTCTACAAGTTCAACTGATAAGTCAGATGGGGATTCCAAAGAACg gaAAGGTCATACAAATGAAATGAGTGACTTGGTCCAACTGATGACTCAGACCCTAAAATTAGACCCTAAGGAGAGCTGTGAAGATCTCCTCGTTCCAGATCCAGTGTCAGAATTTAAACTTCATCGGAAGTATCGAGATACGCTGATACTTCATGGGAAAGTTGCAGAAGAAGCTGAGGAACTCCATTTTAAAGAGCTACCCTCTG ctaTCATGCCAGGTTCTGAAAAGATCAGAAGAATAGTTGAAGTCTTGAGAGCTGATGTAATCCAGGGCCTGGGGATTCAACTTTTGGAGCAGGTGTATGATCTTTTGGAAGAGGAGGATGAAGTGGAAAGAGAG GGCTGTTTCCTGATTGAGATGACACTCACTTTGGGTCATGTAGGTTATTCTCCAGTGAGTCAACTGCATTACATCACACCTGCATAA